In a genomic window of Echeneis naucrates chromosome 4, fEcheNa1.1, whole genome shotgun sequence:
- the c4h1orf210 gene encoding type III endosome membrane protein TEMP, giving the protein MELLSNATLSTTTPTATQNGTVTNQPGKYTSHNWEFLLGVLVTAISISLLIALLAKCQVVRNYFASYRHTRLKEADNVSHCDPESVPRGLEMEYAMHTGWQTRIVPPVSEEDDDGFIEDNYIPASERARAERAAENMEDTEEEMDEIEFSIA; this is encoded by the exons ATGGAACTGTTATCAAATGCCACACTCTCAACAACCAcaccaacagcaacacaaaatg GTACTGTGACAAACCAGCCAGGCAAATATACCAGTCACAACTGGGAATTTTTGCTGGGCGTCCTGGTCACAGCAATTTCTATCTCCCTTCTAATTGCCCTTCTGGCTAAATGCCAGGTGGTTCGAAATTATTTTGCCAGCTACCGGCACACAAGGCTGAAGGAGGCAGACAATGTCAGCCACTGTGACCCAGAATCAG TGCCTCGAGGCCTAGAGATGGAGTATGCCATGCACACTGGATGGCAAACTCGCATTGTCCCTCCTGTGagtgaggaagatgatgatggattCATAGAGGACAACTATATCCCAGCCAGCGAGAGAGCGAGGGCCGAGAGAGCAGCGGAGAACATGGAGGACACTGAGGAAGAGATGGATGAGATTGAATTTTCCATTGCTTag